The following are encoded together in the Oncorhynchus nerka isolate Pitt River linkage group LG25, Oner_Uvic_2.0, whole genome shotgun sequence genome:
- the ferry3 gene encoding protein C12orf4 homolog has translation MKKNKGKVNTTTEKEFVFKFRAGRNVCVLKVPLQFPVQENVSDLHGRLMLLHKIPCFVENELKSTLSTFIESETIQDYDREAELALQRLTTGEVDINQLTNTWAKAYSETTLEHARPEEPCWDEDFADVYHELIHSPASDTLLNLEHNYFVSVSELISERDMELNKLQERQAAEMDKVMQELGKTMTDQDVNAVASQHFDAQQVLENKWANELKQVTHIQKQEYQEWVIKLHQDMQNPNNSTINEEIKVQPSQLTVESEPGARLYEEQRQLEESFTIHLGAQLKTMHNLRLVRADVLDFCKHRRHGSSGTKLRRLQTALSLYSSSLCGLVLLVDNRVNSYSSIKRDFATVSKECTDFHFPRLEEQLEVVQQVVLYAWAQRSSKHKVQPEVPRNGTNTEDKNKNLERNPSNILPGEFYISRHSNLSEVHIVFHLCVDDNVRSGNITARDPAIMGLRNILKVCCTHDITTITIPLLLVHDMSEEMTIPWCLKRAELVFKCVKGFMMEMASWDGGISRTVQFLVPQSISEEMFYQLSNMLPQIFRVSSTLTLTSKR, from the exons ATGAAGAAAAACAAGGGAAAGGTGAACACCACCACTGAGAAGGAGTTTGTATTTAAGTTCAGGGCAGGGAGGAATGTCTGTGTCCTCAAAGTACCTCTGCAATTCCCTGTCCAAGAAAACGTCAGTGACCTTCATGGACGACTTATGCTGCTGCACAAAATACCTTGCTTCGTTGAGAATG AACTGAAGAGCACACTGTCCACCTTTATTGAGAGTGAAACCATCCAGGACTATGACAGAGAAGCAGAGTTGGCCCTACAGAGACTGACAACAGGAGAGGTGGACATCAACCAGCTTACAAACACATGGGCTAAGGCCTACTCTGAG ACAACGCTGGAACATGCTCGTCCTGAGGAGCCCTGCTGGGATGAGGACTTTGCAGATGTTTACCACGAGCTCATCCATTCCCCGGCCTCTGACACCCTGCTCAACCTGGAACACAACTACTTTGTCAGCGTCTCAGAGCTCATCAGTGAGAGAGACATGGAGCTGAATAAGTTACAAGAGAG ACAGGCAGCAGAGATGGACAAAGTCATGCAGGAGCTGGGAAAGACCATGACTGACCAGGATGTAAATGCAGTTGCCTCTCAACACTTCGATGCCCAGCAG GTGCTGGAGAACAAGTGGGCCAATGAACTGAAACAGGTGACTCATATTCAGAAGCAGGAGTATCAGGAGTGGGTGATCAAACTGCACCAGGACATGCAGAACCCCAATAACAGCACTATtaa TGAGGAGATCAAGGTGCAGCCCAGTCAGCTGACAGTGGAGTCTGAGCCTGGGGCCAGGCTGTATGAGGAGCAGCGACAGCTGGAGGAGAGCTTCACCATCCACTtag GTGCACAGCTGAAGACCATGCACAACCTGCGGCTGGTGCGGGCAGACGTGCTGGACTTCTGTAAGCACCGTCGGCATGGCAGCAGCGGGACCAAGCTGCGGCGGTTGCAGACTGCTCTGTCGCTCTACTCCTCGTCCCTGTGTGGCCTGGTGCTGCTGGTGGACAACCGGGTCAACTCCTATAGCAGCATcaagagag ACTTTGCCACAGTATCTAAGGAGTGTACAGACTTCCACTTCCCTCGCCTGGAGGAGCAGCTGGAGGTGGTCCAGCAGGTGGTGCTTTACGCCTGGGCTCAGAGGAGCAGCAAGCACAAAGTCCAGCCCG AGGTTCCTAGGAATGGAACTAATACTGAAGATAAAAACAAAAATTTGGAAAGGAATCCCTCCAATATCTTACCAG GTGAATTTTACATCTCCCGCCACTCCAACCTGTCTGAGGTCCACATAGTGTTCCACCTGTGTGTGGATGACAACGTGCGCTCAGGCAACATCACGGCCCGGGACCCTGCCATCATGGGCCTCCGCAACATCCTCAAGGTCTGCTGCACTCAcgacatcaccaccatcaccatccctCTGCTACTGGTCCACGACATGTCAGAG GAGATGACCATCCCGTGGTGCCTGAAGCGGGCCGAGCTGGTCTTCAAATGTGTCAAAG GTTTCATGATGGAGATGGCATCGTGGGATGGAGGGATCTCACGGACTGTTCAGTTTCTAGTTCCACAG AGTATATCGGAGGAGATGTTCTACCAGTTGAGCAACATGCTGCCTCAGATCTTCCGCGTCTCCTCCACCCTCACGCTCACCTCCAAACGCTGA